CATTTGTGTTCTTAGCAAAGCTTATTACTTTTGATTTACTAAACAAATAATTGTGTTATTGTTCATGTTTAAGAATTTGgaaactatataaataaaaatgtgtaACCTTTTTAGGTTGTAGAGTggtttaaaattgaaatcagtGTGACATTTGTGTTCTTGgcaaaactaataatattacttttgatttactaaacaaataattgctttaagattgtgttattgttcatttttaaaacaattggTCCCATTAATGATTGATTGAAGTGTTAGTTTGTATGTGTAAATGATTCTCCTTTGTGTGACAGCTACGAGGGCACTGAATGAGCTGAACTTCATGGCTCTCAATGGAAGGGCTATTAGAGTTATGTACTCTGTTCGTGATCCAAGTGTCCGTAAAAGCGGTCTTGGTAACATATTCATCAAGGTACgcaatataaatattaacttaCAATGCAGTGTTTGATTTCTTGTTTGGATATTGTTCAGAATCTTGACAAATCAATCGATCACAAAGCCCTCCACGAGACATTCTCCGCCTTTGGTGCTATCCTGTCTTGCAAAGTGGCTGTTGACCCCTCTGGCCAGTCCAAAGGCTACGGCTTTGTGCAGTACGACACTGAAGAAGCGGCTCAAAGAGCCATAGAGCAGTTGAATGGAATGCTTCTCAACGACAAGCAAGTCTACGTTGGACCCTTTGTTCACAAGCAGCAGAGGGATCCCTCTGGTGAGAAGGTGAAGTTCAACAACGTCTATGTCAAAAACCTGTCGGAGTCCATGAGCGACGAGGAGCTGAAGAAAGTGTTTGGAGAGTTTGGTGTGACTACTAGCTGCGTTATCATGAGAGATGGGGAAGGCAAGTCTAAAGGCTTTGGATTTGTGAATTTTGAGAGTTCAGAAGACGCAGCCAAAGCTGTTGAGGCTTTAAATGGAAAGACCTTTGACGACAAGGAGTGGTTTGTTGGGAGAGCTCAGAAGAAGTCGGAGAGGGAAAACGAACTCAAACAAAAGTATGAGCAGAGTTTGAAGGAGGCTGCAGATAAGTCTCAGGGGTCTAACTTGTATGTTAAGAACTTGGATGAGTCTGTCACAGATGAGAAGCTCAGAGAACATTTTGCTTCCTTTGGAACTATTACATCCTGCAAGGTATGTGACTGACACAGTTGTTATCggtttgttattttaaaatagttttgatgatttttaaCACATAAagtattttgaatttaagaAGAGTCCTGatgattttaattgtttttaaaaatttagttgaAGAGTTTTGTAGATTATTAGATTTTTAACTGAAGATAATCCTTtgcctttctctctctcttattgCAGCAGTTCATCTGTTTTTTTCACGGCTAGTcattttcaaacttttttctttttgcttttttttttgttgacttTGTAAAATAATGAATCCAATAACTCTAGATTCTTATAAACTATTAACTACTTATTACAAGTTCATAAACTAATACCACAAGATTTTAACATTGTTTTGAAAAGTCTCAATTGAATAAGACTAGAATAAttataaaatctaaatctatacaactctttaaaaaaaaaaaaaatttattacatTTTGAATGTGACAGGTGATGCGTGACCCTACTGGAGTGAGTAGAGGATCTGGATTTGTGGCATTCTCAACTCCTGAGGAAGCATCTAGAGCTGTAAGTGACTACCATATAAAGAAGACATGTGAATTTTAAAGCGATCTCAATGTTTAACTTGTCCTTGGGTTCAGATTGCTGAGATGAATGGTAAAATGATTGTCTCAAAGCCTCTATATGTCGCTCTTGCACAGAGGAAAGAAGACCGCAAAGCTAGGTTACAGGtctgtttatgtttttaacCTTAAAACAAGAGTTGACGTTATCCTATTCTCATAGTACTCAATTTTCACTTTCTTTGCATTTCAGGCTCAGTTTTCACAGATGAGGCCAGTACCTGCGGTTGGTCCTAGGATGCCAATGTATCCACCAGGTGGCCCACCAATGGGTCAACAACTCTTCTATGGCCAAGGACCTCCTGGCATGATTCCTCCTCAGGTAAAAGTCAAAGTTCTTTAGCTAAAAACATGTGAAACCAATCTTTATAACTCTTCTTCTCCATTGAACAGCCTGGATACGGGTATCAACAACAGCTTGTACCGGGCATGAGACCTGGCGGCTCACCGATGCCAAACTTCTTCATGCCTATGATGCAACAAGGCCAGCAACAACAGCAGCAGCAACGACCTGGTGGTGGTGGTAGAAGAGGAGGAGCTCTTCCACAACAACCTTCCCCTATGATGCAGCCACAGCAGGTTAAGTATCTTCTGCAGCAATTATTGTCTCTTTGAGAATCATTTGCGTTCTTATATTTTGCTGTATTCTCCAGATGCATCCAAGGGGTAGAATGTATAGGTATCCACAGAGAGATGTAAACCCAATGCCTGGTCTTACTCCAAACATGCTGTCTGTACCGTATGATGTGTCTGGTGGTGGTGCTCATCTTCGTGATTCACCTGCTGCTTCTCAGCCTGTTCCTATTGGAGCTTTGGCTACATCACTCGCTAATGCGGCTCCTGAGCATCAGAGAAcggtaatattaaaatgttgttttttttgtcactgagACAATTTATTGTTTACTGAAAAAGTGTTGTTTTTTCTTCCTCACAGATGCTTGGTGAGAATCTGTACCCACTAGTGGAGCAGCTTGAGCCAGAATCAGCAGCTAAAGTCACGGGAATGCTTCTTGAAATGGACCAAACCGAAGTACTTCACTTGCTGGAATCTCCTGATGCACTTAAAGCTAAAGTTGCAGAGGCAATGGATGTGCTGAGGAGTGTAGCTCAGCAGCAGCAAGCTGGTGGTGCAGCTGATCAGTTAGCGTCTCTGTCTCTTGGAGACAACATCGTACCTTGAGTTATAAGTGCTTTGTTTGTCCTTGTGGAGAATCAGATACAAAGAGTGGTTCTTGAAAGTTTTGGATtacaatgtgtttttttttgttttggatttCAGCTAATCTTTAATACTTTGGGAAGTTTTGGATCATTTACCCATTCCATAGATCTTGGTTTGCTTTTATCTATTTAAGATTCATAAAACGTTTGGTTTAATGCGTTTGATGATCTTAGTCACAAAATGCACCAAAACTAGCGCATTGCTGAGTTCATATTAATTAGTTCATTTAGTTCTAATTGCATACACAAAACAATATTTCAtccaaattgtgttttttttctttgtttctataTTGACACCAAAGGCACTATGGAAATTAGATTGTATgcctaacaaaaaaattataaaaatctaaCAGTTTTACCTAATTAGCTAGAGTATACGatatattttatgtgtaaatgTTATTTTGCCTTTATAATCATGAATTAACCAACAATCTGGTaagaaatacataataaaataattattaaataattgtaATTAGTATATCATGTCTCATCCAGCATTCTGGCCTTTGTTTAAGTGTCTTGTGCCTTTATTGTCCTCGGTAGTTTCGGTTAATGGAAACTTTATAAAGAGGTTGAGGCTGTTGATTCTCCAATGAAGGTTCAATTGAGCAGGGAGCTTAATTTCCAGACGTTTGTTTGTTTGCTTCTTTGTTGGTGTATGGTGTTAGGCTTGTGAGTTCTGGTTTGGTTTTTTGAACTGAAGGTTCAGGAAATCTTAGTCTTGTGTCGTTGTGAAAGCCATTGCATCGCTGTTTCTTCTTGTGCAGTTCGCGGCAAGTTGTCCGGCTTGTCAAAGTTCATAAGTCTTATCTCTATTCTCCTTCTCAAGGATTGTTTTAGAGGCTGGATGCAAGAGTAAAGATTAATCTAATGTCAGTATGGAGATAGCGGATCCTCCTCGGAATATGGGAGCTATAGGAGTATGAACAAAGGAAGCAGTAATGTCAGTAGCTCTATGGATCCTTTCTCTTACATTTGAGATGGAGAGGACTGGGCTTCGTCTGGTTCCAGTAGCTTGGCGTCAAACCGGAGAGAGGAATGAGTTGTCGTGGTGACTTCTTCCAGACGAAAGATGTCTTCCAGAAGACTGGTGAGGAGCTCTATTCTTAGAGTACTGGTTATGATCCACAGAGGAGTAGTGTCGAGTCTCTCTAGGAGGCTGTCTTTGGTTATCTAACCGACGGTAACCGAAGGTAGGAGGATATCCATAGTCATTTCTAGAGGTCGGAGGCCGTTAATGTCGACTCTGAGTGACATCTTTAGTGGAGACATCCCCAAGTTCCTTTCCAATAGCATGAATCGCCTGTTCCATCCATAGAATATAGATTATAGAAATGTAACTATAATTCTTATTATAAATCAGAGAATTATATTAATGTCCGCACATCGTACATctagttatattttttaaaaatacgtAATTCACCTAGTAATGGTTTTCTTTTGTCGACGCTAGGATATTGGATTCATGAATCGTGATGTGTGAATGATTGCCACGTTACGTAACAAAAAAGTTACTTAGTTTTGTTTTATagtgcattaaaataatattccagACTGTTTCCATTTGATAAGGAATAAGTTCAAAAACTCGAGAGTGAATATGAACAGATTCGGACAGTTTCAATTTAATTCAAAaagtgtttttcaaaaaaaataattacttaAAAGAGGAAAGAAAAGGACACTCTTATCTCTGGCGATCAATGATTACAGGCACTGAAAACCATAAAGATAACGCTCACTTTTACCACCTGATAATTATTAGACAGTTAAGATAATCACAAGTTAATTAAGGATCctaaattcacatttttattcttttcgAACCAGAGTAACAACTTTTTTGATAAATGGTTTCAGTCAGAAATCAGTTAACAATATTTTTAGATAGCTCATATTTAATCAAACAAAAGGttacataaaatattaactaatgAGTACCAAGACACTAGAATTCGTCTTTAAACActaacaatttaaaattttagaatctatctatactataaaacaaaagtcatgatttatttcatgtttgatattttaaaatggaaaattctttaaaatatttatcaatttttacATAGTTTAATCAtcatatcttttaatatttttatattttacttaaaatacaaataaatattgtttaagaaaaatctaagaaaatctGTTCagaatcatttaaaattttatttctgaaaattaattattttaaattttaactatcataaaatataattagaagttcaaattaaatttatttcttatgaacgaaaattaaaatcatataaaatacttttagatatattttaatgataaaaaaatttaaattaattagttttcggaaatatattttataaagatcttaaaaatatttgtttagaaataaatatccatttctatttcaaataaaaaaatcttatctAATTTTGTGTATTTCAAGCAATTTTTCAAATAAGATTTTtactacaaaattattttgcatgtacaatatattatagtttcttttaaaaaaaatattattgttatttttaacaaTATCTCACAATATTTCTTCTCTATTATGTaagtctaatttaatttgaCTTCCATATACATTTCAAacatagaaataaaattaaaaattatgtaatacagtattgttacataataatgttctcaaaataattaacaatataAGCCACTTAAATATAGGCATTATAGagttatataatacatataaattacattaatttagtgataattgtttttatataaactaaaatgttttagtataataaacaaaaaaatatagtaataaaaatataagtcaCTTAAATGTAGGCATTATAGagttatataatacatataaattacattaatttagtgataattgtttttatataaactaaaatattttagtataataaacaaaaaattattgtaataacaatataaatcatttaaatgTAGGCATTATAGagttatataatacatataaattacattAGTTTAATGATAAATGttgttatataaactaaaatgttttagtaaaagaagaaaaaactcgCATGGATatgcgggtcaagatctagttttataatttaaaattattcttCATCACCCAAATAAACATTTACAAGTATtaaatactctctctgtttaaTAAAGATGTATGtcttagaaaataataatttcaaaaagatacatttttatttatttttatcaaataagaattataaatgaaaatttcaaaagtatTGATTGCATTTATTAAAATCTTATTGGTTTTCAAAAGTATGGGAAATGGAGAACATAAAAAAATGCATATTTTTGTCATCacaaaaaactatgcatttataactatttttatgcATTTATAACTATGATTTTACTATGTTTTActaatatgtataaaaattataaaatattcatcattttgaaatataatactGTCTAgtgatttcaattttatttacaaCTAGGTGTTGAGTCTTTTTCTGCTCATATATACGTCTTCTGTTCTCCAATATAAGTTGTTAAGAataattatttcattttctCTCATTTCTACAATTATGAAAAGTTTGTATATACATATTATAATCATTTGTGTTTTGAAGTTTTATTATTggctaaaattttgtttaaagataatattttattgaaatATAAACGTCCATTGCTTCTAAGTTTTTGTGTTTGTtgctaaatatatttttataaaagtataaaactgataaatttaatatataaaattaattaaaaataaaaaatattctgttgaaattacaaatttaaagttataaaaagaATTTTGTAACAAAGTAGaactatagaaaatataaaattgattcTATAAGTATATTACACcatatatattgtgtaaatgTTACAATATCAGTTAAGTAGACaatgtttaattattatgaaAAATCTCAGTACATTTAAAAACAGCAATACCTTTTAACATCTTATCGGATATTTTagccaaaatatatattttatgtgatCTAACTAGAAGTATTGACATTTTTTCTACTTCAGCTCCCTTATCAACACATTAACTTGACAATTCACTAACATTAAACTTaatcttaattttgttttcagtaACATATCTAATATTATCTATACTATCAAAACAGAATCACAACTTTAGATCCAACTTGCTTATaagtgaatatttttttttaaaaacttatacactataataattttcttaacacACATATAATGTTAAAACATAATTACAACTTTAGATCAGACTTTCTTATAAGTggaatcttttttaaaaaattatacacTATAATAAATTCTCCGAACactttaatattaataacacatcaaATCTAGCCTAATTATGGAATGTATTTTGGATCAATATATTTGTGGGCCatattaaaataatgtttatcGATTTGATTCTTAATTACTTGCCTTTAATTTTACATCAATAATAGTAAAGTTTTCttcttaatatttataaatatgatttGCATCATACATATTTCTAACAATATGGACtctttattttacataatttaatatatcCAACAATATCTGACACCAAGAGAGGAGAGACAACACCAAAACACATTTAGCCAGCagtttaaaaaacaaatattactcTAAATTACAACTCtgttttatgtaatattaaaagaTCTTTAATCCAACTTActcttattttctaaatatttatatgatcatactttcaatttttttacttCATATTAAACATCCCCAccataaaaatatgataaatgatATGATATTATCAATACCATAAAGTTTTATACATATTACTCTTATTATCATTCAAAACTCTTTGGATGAAAATATCCGATAAATAATAATTGGTTGACCAATGTTGTTTGTATATTTactattatgatattatttaaattttatgtaacaactttctattgtatatataactttctattgtatataatattattattgtatatataataatgtagcttatgttttttcttaaatcaaaatcattaaaagataaaaacaaattattaaagatatattttcttataaaatacaaatatattcaTAAATCTTATTTCTCATATCTTAACGTTTGTTTGAACActgatttgattaaaaacattccACTAAGCTAGTTGGCGATAGCAGTACCATTAAGAGGGTGGCTTTAACCATAGCATCAGTCATCTAGTTTTGGACCCTAGGAATGAAATCGAAACTGAAAATATATTGATAGTGCGTCGATGTCCCCATAGATTCCATAGATATCCACCGGAGGAGCCTTCGAGGAGATTGCTACTAAGAGAACTTGACAATCTTACTTGATGCAGATTTTTGATAAGCCAAAATCCTTGGCATTAAGGAGGGCAGAGCGCATGGCGAGAGATTCAGCCATTAAAGGTGACAAGATGTGTGACTCCAGCAATGATGCCTGTCTCAGAACGCGTCCATCTGAGGTAGTAATAATCCAAACACAGCCTGCTCTTTTGTTGGTTTTGTTCCATGAAGCATCAGTGAAACAATCCAGGCAGTCATTATGGTTGGTGAAGGTCCTGAAGGATATACGTCGTAGCTGATAACCTGAGCGTTCGGTTGTCTAGTAACTTGCGCTTGTTGCCATTCACGTGCCGATCTGATTGCGAGATTAAGCGTGTCTTCTGTAGACTATCATATCTGAACCATCTCTACAATCTGTTGAAATGTGTATTACTTTGCCAAAATTAATAACATTATtcaatccaaaaatatattatatatgaaaaaaaaattcaatacagAACATTAAGGCATTTAACAAAATCAGTATGAGATATTACCAAGAAAAATCTACAGATTATAtttcgggaaatatttttactatCCTAAAACAATTCAAGCAACTATTATGGCAAATatcatttataacaaaatatttataatttacattaaaCAATTTTTGAGCAAAATATAACCTTTAGATACGCGTGACAAAATCTCGTAAATATGCAACATTCTTTAAaactctttttaaaatatatagtatacaaAAACAACAAATCATACACTTTCAAATCttaattagatatattttatcattttatactAACAAAATAACTCTTAATTATTAGTAGTATTGGACCatcataaaattcaaaaaaaatagtcATGGTAGCTTTTAAGCAGAAAcaattaaaccaaaaatatataccacACTTTAAAAGAACCGGTCAAAATTTAGTAATTTCTTAAATCCAACGCATCTGCATATTTACGTCATACAACACAACACGGAGAGAGAGAAAATTCAAATTAGCATTGAATGTAacgtatattttatatgtatcggaaatgaatttttataattgtatgaCATATGtcaaaaagtttttataaaattaaatgactactttcaaatatttaaatttgggATGAGGTTCAGAAATATTATACTactatacatatatacaatCAATTACATTATGTCATATGTAACCAAATTTTATCTAATATTAAACTTAAGTACATAGTTTTacaacatacatatatacaagTGGAGAAACTATGGAAATGTTTTGAAATAATACTAAGACAAAATGGAAATTTGGAATGAATTAATCAGAAGTTTAATATTTTGGTACTCATTTGTCGATATTTCCAAAGGATAAAAgttattcaatatataacaccattttttatataaaatatatgcttAAGACAATTTATAAAGTGtatattaataacattttataaaatgcacttcatataaaatagtatattaatattaatttgtgTGCTTTCGTTTGGTCTCGCTATATATATAGTGATGTACTTATTTTTGtcactaataaaaatatatgtgagTTAAATAGGATTGATGAAAACATTAGCACAAACCATGGACTAACTTATTAAATTGGATTAATTTATCTTGAATTGGTATGGTTgtatacaaataaattataccatttttaaaaataaataataaaaacacgTATTTGATTATGCTAGTCATTTAATcgatataaaaatatgttagctgtaaataattttaatagattttttcttaataacttCGTAAAAAGGCAAAAAGATAAACATTTATAACgtatataatttttgattttaagttCTTAGTAACGCCCTCGTGTTATGATTGTATTTTGGGGTTTTCCTATGAATTCacttaactttatatatatatatggtctcttagttttctttctttcaccaTCTTTGaagcttctttctctctttatataAGACATTCATAAAAGCACCATAAATACACCAAAGCAAAAGAGGTAAAATGAGCATCCAATTCAATATGACTAATGCTCAAGAGGGTTTTATGTGGGGCATATCCAGTTCTGATGATTCTGGAGGCGGTAGTAGAAGAATCGAGAAGCAACTACCTCTACCGCAACCTTCTCTTCTGTTAGAAAATCCGATCTCGATGGATAAGAAGGAtgcaaaaggaaagaaaaggaCGAAAAGAAATGGAAAAAATCATGTTGAAGACTCACCTGATCATGAAATACATATATGGACcgagagagaaaggaggaagaaaatgagggacATGTTCTCTAAACTACATGCTTTGCTTCCCCAGCTTCCTCCTAAGGTATACAAGATTTGGTAACAAAAACATGCATATTTGATATAGTGCATGCGATCGATTTACTTCTTCATTCCTTTACTACCAATCGGAACCTGTAGacgatattttttatttatttgctgTCTGCTGTTATATCATCATTAATTAACATACGGTTAGAGCCGTTTGTATAAGTAGATTGAAAAAGGAATTTTCATTAAGTAGTCcccatgttttaaaaaaaatttcatactaattaaacttttatttaaagttttctacacttattttaaatagttagtttatatattcaaaattattgtGATTCTaactattctatttttttaagccACAAACATTTCAACCCagcttacctttttattttttctttcatgattgaaattagttttatatatatttttaaaatgtttagaaaTTATTGTTTAACTAAAACtctgtgtttaaaaaaaatatcataagacTTACCAATGTCTCAGCtcacattttaattttaatgttatgAATTCAATTATTTGCGAtgattaagttttttattaaaatttaattaaaattcaaaagtaaaattcatatattattttaacaattttatccATAAGCttattatttataagattttttttataatttaaatttagatactagtcattatttaaaaattgtaaaatacattaatCTTTTTAACTCCATCGACCATCTATAAGTTTTTGTATGGTTCCCATCAATCAATTATGTTTCTTCTCTACCggactattttattttagatttcgATTTATTCAACTGCAGGTTCTTGTTTCTTTTCAGGTCAAGTTACATttctttaaatttatataaataaatatatctgATATATGTCACTTAAGTTTGGTGAGATTTTGGCAAAGCTGTCAAAGCTTTAGAttcctttttcttatttgtctttGTCCCAGTTTTTCCCGTCTTTTGATAATTAATTTTCGTGGATGTTAGTGTGTCGGATATCTTACGTTATGTAAAATCGTATAcatattctaatatattttaacctATGATCCATAGGCTGACAAATCAACAATTGTAGACGAAGCAGTGAGCTCCATCAAATCCCTTGAACAAACTTTGCAAAAGCTCCAAATGAAAAAGCTCGAGAAACTTCAATATTCTTCTGCCTCAAACACAACTACTTCTCCTACAACTCTGCTCACACCAATCTCACACCATTCTCAAATCCTTCCCGTAGGTGCCGCCCCAGCAGATTGTTACTCTCGTGAAGCTTTCTTGGCCGATCAGATATCTTCTTCCATCACAAACCTGCCTTACCCTTGTAATGACCCGACCGCTGCTTTCGATATTTGGTCCTCAAGTAACGTCGTGCTGAATATCTGTGGGAATGAAGCTTTCTTCAATATTTGTTGCCCAAAAGACAAATCAGGAGTTTTCACTAATGTTTGTTACTTGTTTGAGAAGTACAACATTGAAGTCGTGTTTGCTAATGTCTCCTCTAATGTTTACCGGAGCACCTACGTGATCCAAGCACAGGTATAATATTacatatatcattttttatcaTATGATATCTGgtgatactattttttttataacaatggTTCTTTTGTATTGAAACAGGTAAGTCCGAGTTATGAGAATCAGTTACTGGGAGATGGATTTGGAGTAGGGGATATTTTCAAGCAAGCTGCTAATGAACTGGCCTTATATTTTTCATCTCCTTGAATTATAAATGGCTGCTTCGGGTTGAATTCCTTTTCAGGTCATTGGATGAATCTTCAGTTTTAAGTACTTTCAGGGTTTGTTTTTCACAAAGTCCCGGCTTTTTATCGATGTGCATGCAGAGATAAGTTTGGACTTTGCACTTTATAACCCATTATTatcaatagaaaaaaaacaaagaataagAGAAGAGATAAGCTTCTTCGAACATTGTTGTCTAGT
This genomic interval from Brassica napus cultivar Da-Ae chromosome A6, Da-Ae, whole genome shotgun sequence contains the following:
- the LOC106349690 gene encoding polyadenylate-binding protein 8; this translates as MAQIQNANGGVAVSGAGAAAAVVGAGQQGTTSLYVGDLDQTVTDSQLFEAFSQAGQVVSVRVCRDMTTRRSLGYGYVNYATPQDATRALNELNFMALNGRAIRVMYSVRDPSVRKSGLGNIFIKNLDKSIDHKALHETFSAFGAILSCKVAVDPSGQSKGYGFVQYDTEEAAQRAIEQLNGMLLNDKQVYVGPFVHKQQRDPSGEKVKFNNVYVKNLSESMSDEELKKVFGEFGVTTSCVIMRDGEGKSKGFGFVNFESSEDAAKAVEALNGKTFDDKEWFVGRAQKKSERENELKQKYEQSLKEAADKSQGSNLYVKNLDESVTDEKLREHFASFGTITSCKVMRDPTGVSRGSGFVAFSTPEEASRAIAEMNGKMIVSKPLYVALAQRKEDRKARLQAQFSQMRPVPAVGPRMPMYPPGGPPMGQQLFYGQGPPGMIPPQPGYGYQQQLVPGMRPGGSPMPNFFMPMMQQGQQQQQQQRPGGGGRRGGALPQQPSPMMQPQQMHPRGRMYRYPQRDVNPMPGLTPNMLSVPYDVSGGGAHLRDSPAASQPVPIGALATSLANAAPEHQRTMLGENLYPLVEQLEPESAAKVTGMLLEMDQTEVLHLLESPDALKAKVAEAMDVLRSVAQQQQAGGAADQLASLSLGDNIVP
- the LOC106351133 gene encoding transcription factor bHLH95-like, translated to MSIQFNMTNAQEGFMWGISSSDDSGGGSRRIEKQLPLPQPSLLLENPISMDKKDAKGKKRTKRNGKNHVEDSPDHEIHIWTERERRKKMRDMFSKLHALLPQLPPKADKSTIVDEAVSSIKSLEQTLQKLQMKKLEKLQYSSASNTTTSPTTLLTPISHHSQILPVGAAPADCYSREAFLADQISSSITNLPYPCNDPTAAFDIWSSSNVVLNICGNEAFFNICCPKDKSGVFTNVCYLFEKYNIEVVFANVSSNVYRSTYVIQAQVSPSYENQLLGDGFGVGDIFKQAANELALYFSSP